Proteins co-encoded in one Ammoniphilus sp. CFH 90114 genomic window:
- a CDS encoding cation:proton antiporter regulatory subunit, which produces MKIKAADLPGIGKKLSFITAEQSMIVLIVHHTGKRELYFFEDADNDEADFSINLTGEETREFGAQLLGAMFQPVDMDKMKMFKNQIIIEWVDVSPASPLVQKTIAESQIRTKTGASIIGIVKGEDVIPVPDIHVVIHAGDTLMTVGKRDQMSALEALCRGEETT; this is translated from the coding sequence ATGAAAATAAAAGCAGCGGACCTTCCGGGTATTGGAAAGAAGCTTTCGTTTATTACGGCTGAACAGAGTATGATTGTCCTTATTGTTCATCATACAGGAAAGCGTGAATTATACTTTTTTGAAGATGCAGACAATGATGAGGCTGATTTCTCTATTAATTTGACAGGGGAAGAAACGAGGGAGTTTGGAGCCCAGCTCTTAGGCGCCATGTTCCAACCGGTGGATATGGATAAGATGAAGATGTTTAAGAATCAAATCATTATTGAGTGGGTAGACGTAAGTCCAGCCTCTCCACTGGTCCAAAAGACAATTGCCGAGTCACAAATCCGAACGAAAACAGGCGCCTCCATCATTGGGATTGTCAAGGGAGAGGATGTGATTCCTGTTCCAGATATTCATGTTGTTATCCATGCTGGGGATACATTAATGACTGTTGGTAAAAGAGACCAAATGAGCGCTCTTGAAGCGCTGTGTCGAGGGGAGGAAACGACTTAA
- a CDS encoding Ger(x)C family spore germination protein, with protein sequence MRILLLLMVASLLLPGCGFKDIDKRYFVVNIGIDKPESEQEKYKVILKLAIPTGEIKSGESEFILVEQEAKTIAEAVRLIKSTVDKELDFSHAKAIIIGKEMLERDMEELTDWMMRRRDIQKIAYMATGVPDAKTILEIKPKSERLPSNALFLTFGGEGSESIYTVTVYLFDFRRRLFERGVDAILPVIEANKDLLKINKTVVFDGGGVKKLFLTPAETKVIHPMITTAHIRRTNVIVEQGDWKFVANVEHIEADYQVEEKEKGEVIIKVTYSMEGIIEESNRSIKDNQLRDVERLIEKEMKKQIKEVLTKLQKEKFDPVGFGLAYMAQSFDNEHEWDQWRGHLYQNADFDIQVKTKVLGSGVIH encoded by the coding sequence CGAATACTGCTTCTTCTAATGGTCGCTAGTCTGTTATTACCAGGGTGTGGTTTTAAAGATATTGATAAACGATATTTTGTGGTCAATATTGGAATTGATAAACCAGAAAGCGAGCAGGAAAAATACAAAGTTATTCTCAAATTAGCCATTCCTACAGGAGAAATCAAAAGTGGAGAAAGCGAGTTTATTTTGGTTGAGCAAGAAGCTAAAACCATTGCCGAAGCTGTTCGCCTTATCAAATCGACAGTGGATAAGGAACTAGATTTTAGTCATGCGAAAGCGATTATTATAGGAAAAGAAATGTTAGAGAGAGATATGGAAGAACTGACCGATTGGATGATGCGGCGTCGAGACATTCAAAAGATTGCGTACATGGCGACAGGAGTACCTGATGCAAAAACCATCTTGGAGATTAAACCTAAGTCAGAGCGTTTGCCTTCTAACGCTTTGTTCCTCACCTTCGGTGGAGAAGGTTCGGAATCTATCTATACGGTTACGGTTTATTTATTTGATTTTAGAAGAAGATTGTTCGAGAGAGGGGTGGATGCCATTCTCCCTGTGATTGAAGCAAATAAAGATTTATTAAAAATTAATAAAACGGTTGTATTTGATGGAGGAGGAGTAAAAAAATTATTTTTAACTCCTGCGGAAACCAAGGTCATCCATCCGATGATTACAACGGCTCATATTCGAAGAACCAATGTGATTGTTGAACAGGGGGATTGGAAGTTTGTCGCAAATGTAGAACACATAGAAGCAGATTACCAAGTGGAAGAAAAGGAAAAAGGGGAGGTCATCATCAAGGTTACCTATAGCATGGAGGGGATTATAGAGGAATCAAACAGGAGTATTAAGGATAATCAACTGCGTGATGTTGAAAGATTGATTGAAAAAGAAATGAAGAAACAAATTAAAGAGGTTCTAACTAAGCTACAAAAGGAAAAATTTGACCCGGTTGGATTCGGTCTTGCTTATATGGCACAGAGCTTTGACAACGAGCATGAGTGGGATCAATGGAGAGGGCATCTTTATCAGAATGCTGACTTTGACATACAGGTAAAAACGAAAGTCTTAGGATCTGGAGTAATCCACTAA